The genomic interval CTGTCTTGTAACAGGCCACCCGCGAGTTGCCAACTCTGATCCTTGTTGTCAGTACAATAATTGAGTTGGTGGATACGGTTGTTAAGGGTAGTAGAGGTCCCGAGCAAACCCGTCGAAATCCTGAAAGACTGCCTGCCGCCCTCGAATCAGTTGTTCCCCAAAATATACTGCGTGCATCCCTGTTCGACGCGAAATCACACTCTATGGGAGGAAAATAGTAgacgtcgcttctcttttaACTTAGGATGGGCATGCGGTTATTAGACCTCGGGACGTTTTTCAGTTACTCGGAGTTGCAGTGCCGGAAGGCCAGGCAGCGAATCCACTTCGCCTTAAAACTTGCACTTGCTGTCGCACGCGCATGCCACATTCCGAAGCACGTGCAGTGTCTTTCGACACCGTTGCCCATCAACGGGAAgtcgcgtctcccttctACCACTTGACTGATCGGAAAACTATGCACAATTGGGAAAATTTGACAGTGCTCAGGAGAGGACTGTCCAGCCGCGCACATGCAGCTGCGGAACACCGGGTCTCGAGGACGAGGTTCGATGATGTAGTCCTAGCAATCGCTTGCCCGATgccctgtttctctgctaCCACGTGCCTGTGGTTGCAAGAACTGGAAATTTCTGGAAGAAAAGCTGGCATGTGCCTGGATCATGAAGGACTTtaaaacgcagaaaagacgCGTTTCTCAATTTGTTTCGTCGGGGGTACCGTGTGGCTCTCTCAAACCTTCAAGTCTTAGCATCACGTCGTCTGCTCGAAGAAAAAGCTCGACGCCGTTGACGCGCTACGCTTTCACGGTGAGCAGCGAAAGGgattctcttcctttccgctttcttcgctgcgCCACTGTGTTGCTGCAACTCCGGTGGCATTCGGGACTCATGCACGTGAGACATGCGTTCAAATGGGCGGTTTTCTAGCCTGAGATGTTTGGTTAAGCCGCATCCGTGTTACACAGCACCACGACCGGACGGTGCTTGGTTCGTCGAGCAAGACCCAGCAGGATACTCAGATGTCTTTACAGGCCGTTTGTTACAGGGCTTTTCAAGCACTCTCTCGGGAGAAGGATAGAAAAAGAAACGTTTTTGTGGGGCTGCAATCTCATCAAATCAAGTTGCAAGGTCGTGTTTGACTTTTCGGTATGTGCACTGTGATTCCGGATTCGCGTGGATTCACTGCGATTAGGTGTCGATTGATAAGACACTGCCCTGTGGAAAGCGGCCGCCGACAAATGCCGGAGCATTGGGAAGTGAAAAGATGAAGTTATGCCATTGTGTGGCTATGTCTAATATGCACTCTGGCATGACAAAAGGAACAACCGCCGAAGGGTCCACCCAAACGTCGATACAGACTAGCCAAACCGATGGCAGGAGTGCTCTCCTTCGATAAAAAGCGTCTACGTACTCGTGGGATGTATGATGAAGCGTCGGGAAGGCTGATAGCCACATGTCTGCACGCCTGTGGCCTCCAAGTGTGTGTGCCTACTGGCTCTGATACCTTTGTCTACACACGTCTCAAGAGACCTCAGACGGAAAATAACTCAAGGCCTGCCGCGGCTGTTCAGTTCTTTGGTTGTTCACACTGCTTGAGAGCCAGACTTTCTTTCTGACGTTTTCGCTGGAGCCTTTGGTATTCGGTTAGATAATTTTCTCGTAGCTCTCGGATGTTGCGTGTCTTCCCTCAGTTGTTTCCAGTGTGATTCTGGAGCAATCCTGCTATAGAGAAATTTGCTTCCATGCCTTCCGCTAGCCTTACCCCACATGTTGACTGAGAGGGCCTTCTGCACCTTCTGTCCACACTGTGAATGCTATTACTCTTTCACACACACTAGCTCCAAGAGTTTTTGAGAAGAACGCATATTTTGTGTTTGGATGTAGTGGCAGTGCAAATGAGTCCGCCGTCAGCTCTCCTCATACATGATTCCGTGTTTccgcttctgtctgcttGCAGGAACCGTtctgttcgtctcttctcggctcTCGGCATTTGTTCTGGGAGCTCAGGGACTCCAGCACTCTTAAGAAGACTCAGCTTCTCGGTATCCTCCCTTTTTGCCATAGCCCTCTGTTCCAAAACTGATTTCCTTCCAGTTTTCTCGCCACAAAATGTATTCTCTAGGCGTCGAAGGGGACGAAACTCTGCCGGTCCAGCAggcgtttgtctcttcggCCAGCATGGAGGGCTACAACAGAGCCCCTACAGGGCAGAACAGTACGGGACCGCAAGGAAGTGGTTCTTTTGACTTCGGAGAGCAGCTGACGAAGCAGCTGACCCGATCCATCAATGAAAACCTGCGTCCCCCGGCTAACTTTGACGAGACTCCGCGAGGCGAGAATCACAGCCCGTTCATTTATTTTTTCACATCCGCTCTACTCCGAACCGGATCGTGTCTTCAGGCGGCTTGCCTGCTTCTCATGTGCCTCTTCTACGTCGGCTTCGGCGGAGGCGGGCTGTTTGTTTTCGATGAGTTCGCTGGACCTGAATCCGTGCGTATGTCCGACGCCTTCCACCTTATCACGGCGATACTGATGATCGGGTACCTCATAGGCACATTCGCCATTGCACTCTTCCAACTGTTCGTCGCGGATTCCAGCAAGTAAGTTTGATTTTAGCAGACGATGAAATTTCTTCCGATTTAGCTCCACACTTGTCTTGTGCCGATCATATCGTCGCCTTTGGTAGAAGGACTCTTTTTGTGGTAGTGGCAGTTCTTAGTAGAGGAGACGTCGGCGTCTGTATTGAGTCTGACTGGTCCTGTCCATCTGTGTCGGCCTTGCAAGACCTCTGCCTTTGCGTCTGCTCATGTTCCCAGGTGGACTCGCGGTTTCCGATCGGGTTCGAAGACGATTTCTTGTGCGGTGACGTTGGATGTCGTCTCGGGATGCCTCCGGGTGACGCAGTACATCCACGCGtatttcttctccagtgttCAGTGGTGGGCCAAGTACCAGAGAACCCAGTCCGACTGGGGCCTCTACCATTTCTCCAGCACCTTGCATGCCTTTGCCCTCGTCACGTACGGTGTTGGCTTTTTTCTGATGGAAAGCTACCATGACCAAGGCACCTACGAGGAATATGCGTGGAGCATGCTGGGTCTTTACACAACTGCAGGTCTGGCAGGTGAGCACACGCCAGAGGCAACAAACATAGGTCGAGGTGGTGACGCGGTGAGTTGTATCTCTCATACAGAATCGTAGCTCCCTTTATGTATTGAATGTCAGCTACAAGATTCGTACACGAAAGAAGGCAGGTTTTCTAGGGCCACACCCAACTGGTGTAAAGGTCAAGATTGGACCCtctctgcgtgcatgcagtagACCACCTGCATCCTGAGTACCAGAGCAGCTGCGTCCAGCTAGAGGAAACTCGGTATGGTGTTTCGGATTAGCATTAGGGAGAAACCCTTTGACTGTACCGGTGCAaccttgtctttttcttcagagctTTTCATGGTGTACACCGGATACGGGGCATTTTTCACTCTTCTCTTGGTGGCCGCCCTCATGGTTACAGTGAGCTGGGCTTTCCAGTTTGAACCACTACTGGAAAAATGGTCCCCCGATCTTCACTCCCGCAACTTGAATGAGAACATGCTTCCTTTCGACAAGGTCGGAAATAAATCGGAAACATCGGGCCCCTACACCCACCAGGCTACTATGGGAACCGCTGCATATGGAAGCGGACGATGCCTGACCGGGGAGTTTCGCGTTGAAGAAATGCCCAGCATGCAGCGGAGCGCTAGCGTCTTAGGCAGGCAGCAGACGGGAGGCATTAGCGAGTCCGCTGCTGTGGGCGTACCTCTCTCTACTTTTTCTACCTCTATGCCAGGGGCCAATGATATGCCCACAACCTATGACTACTCAACTCTGCAGCAGCAAATTGCCACCAGTGGGCTTGAACCGGGACTTGTGCGCAGCTTATGATCGCAGCAGTTCCAGTGTATAAACTTGCAGTGATATATGAAGCATATCTTTCTTTTACACAGCGGCTGATGCGGAGGAACGTAACGAGGATTCGAATGCTCAAGGACAAGGGTCTCACATATACCGTGGTTAAGGGACTTTGTTGTTTTATTGTGAATTTTTGTAGGGCTCAGCTATATCGTGGTTAAGGGATTTCGTTGTTTTTTTATGGTTTTCTGTGGGGGGTGGGGGTGGGGGTCGTAGCCACAGCAGCAAATATTTGACGCTCAGTTTCGCTCAATCTAGCAAACATCCTGACGCGGAAAGACTGACCTGAACGAAACCGGGGCGCTCGCACACTGTTTGTGCGGCTGCTGCAGATGTGCAATAAGCGATGGTCGTCTGTGATTTGTGTCTGATGGATGTCGACAAAGTGCAAACTTCCAGAGCCCTTTCGAAAGTATAATGTGTCTCTCAATTCACCGGCACCGAGAGAAATGTAAAATGTGGAAGTAGGGGCTTGCAACGCACTTTCCTGCAAGCTGCAGGGAgtcgtttccctctcttgcCTATTTCCAGCGATGAGGAAAACACCTCAAGTTTTGTATTCCGCTTTTGTAACTTGATCGCTTCTTCGCTAAAATGTGAAAAACCCTGTTATCTTCTTCGAAACTGCTGCTTTACTCGTTTTTCGTGACCCAGCTGCCCCTCTTTTTACGGTTTAGGTAATGTCTGCTGTTTTCAAGATGTGAAGATTGACATTACACTACTCGTGTTTCTTCATCGCAGACAGTTCTCGCCTGCGGATATGTATATCATCCCGTCGTATCTGTCAAGCTATCACTCCACAAAAATGTGTATCAGGTCAGTTCTTAGTTGTGACGAGAAACCCCGCAAACACCCTCAGCACCGTCTTTCGTTGTCCGCATGACGTTTGCAAAGATGCAGTTATTTTAGCGAATCAGTCCGCCACCTACGCAGGATAGCTTGCCACGAAGGCAACCCTCGAAAAGCTCACAATCTGTTGACGAACTGAGCGAACCAGACTCATGGCAAGTGTGGTTGAGTATTTCACGATGCAGAATCGTATTGCCGCCGTACGAAGAAAGAGTGTCCCCGGAAGTGAACAACAGAACATCGCCGCGATTGGCAGTGATGAACAACTCATTCCTTCATTTAGACAATGTGAGGGACACAGTTGGTCGCGTCTTTTGCACCAACCGGCTCTTCAGGCCGAGAAAGAACTCGTTCAAACTGAAGTTACTTTAAGTCCACCTCCAATCTCTGCTCTTCGGATACGGCGACTTTCCCTACATGTGTCATATTGAGTGACTGTTTCGCGGGTGAATCGTTTTGACCCCGTTGATGAAAAAAACTGCCAAGCAAATCGTCGAAAGCAAAAATTTGACGTTCTTCCCCACTCTTAAAAAACGGACAGGCTGCAGCCGCACGTGGTTCCTCGAAAGAAACAGTCTCATCAGTGTCACCGTATCCTAtagtcttctctgtctcatcTTCTGTGCTTCGCATACGGTCGCGGCGTTGTTGCTGTGTGTCTCCCCCGGAAAGTCCGCTAGCACTGTCGCTCGTTTCGCTACCAATATCTGCGCTCTTCAGCTCCGCAATGCGGTGGCGGagcttcctcttcgactcTGTCAGTAAAGAGCAAAGACGCTCCGTGTCATGCAGAGTGGCGTTTACCGCGCAGTCTGCCGCCAGCGTCAGCAGCGATCGGCTGGAGTGAATCTGGAACGGAAGCACAGACAAatgagaagcagcgaaacacACATGTCAACAGCGTTTTTCAGCTCTATACCTCAGAGCTGAGCATCAGAGTGTGCTTAAACCACCACCGCTTCGGAAACGGTTTCGCTTGCTAAAATTGCTTGCCGCTACCACTCGCGATGATACCACGGCCACTAGCTCGTTCCGTCGACACTCCTCGCAGCCCTACGGTGACAGTGAAAATACGTGATATGGAGTTCGATTGGCACTCGAGTGTTCGCGAAAGCGTTTCGGTGCTGTGagacagcagcagagacaaacggaAAAGCAGAAGTCTTCATCTCTCCTGAGCTCTGGCATGATACATCTGACGCATTGCCACCACACCCTAGCGCGATTCTGTATTCCTCCGCATCTTGGTTGCTAATAGTTAGTGTAACCGGCTGAAGGGAAGCAGAGTGTCCGGCAGGCTGAACGGAAAAAGACTTCGCCGAAAGCACAGTCGGTGGAAAAAGGATGGGAACGcccgaggcagaagagcagCGGAGACTTACAATGGCAAACACCTGAAGCTTGAGAAGGAAGTTGTCGACGGACATGCCACATAGGTTCCCCTCTTCATTCACCTGTAACGACGCAACGCAGTTGCAGGGCAAGAGGCAAATCAGATGTCTCATGGAAGGAGGGTGTCTGTTGCGCTCTAAGGAAAACTACGTTTCCTGACTGATGACGCTTTTCCAAGTGGAATGAACACACCGAACGATTTCACTACGGGGACTGAGAAATTGGAAACCCCGTTAGCTCTGGGAAACGACTTCTGAAATGCTGCAGACTCACCTACCTGCAGTGACACTCCAGGACCACTATCAGTGTTCAGTATCTTTCAACTAAGGTTGAAGGGAAGCAAGTCTCTATCTCTTCAGCCTCAAGTAACGGGATGGAAACTTTCCTCCACTCCGGCAAGTTTCCTGGAGGAACAGTGAGGGGCTCTCGCCGCTCCCATCTGTCGAAGGTTCCCCGTTCTCTGGCAAGGGTGCAACCGCCGTATTTTCTGCCTTTTGCCACGAAAACAAAGACTCGAGCAACTCGTGGTACACACTGGTAAGAAGGGCTTACGCTGCAGCAGTCGAGAAAGGACGAATAGCTGGATACGAGACGACCAGCGTGAAGATTGATCGCTTGGTGAAGGCAGGGTCGGTAATCCGCCATTTTCGTTTACGGAGAAAGGATGTTGCAGCGACCAGCAAACTGAATGGGGCAAGGTCGTCGACAGTTCTGTCCCTCACGACAAAACTAAGCGCCTTGTCTCCCTCGAAATACCCGCTCAT from Toxoplasma gondii ME49 chromosome VIIa, whole genome shotgun sequence carries:
- a CDS encoding hypothetical protein (encoded by transcript TGME49_206695), encoding MKDFKTQKRRVSQFVSSGVPCGSLKPSSLSITSSARRKSSTPLTRYAFTEPFCSSLLGSRHLFWELRDSSTLKKTQLLGILPFCHSPLFQN
- the GAPM2B gene encoding glideosome-associated protein with multiple-membrane spans GAPM2B (encoded by transcript TGME49_206690~Product name based on PMID:19561073.~Predicted trans-membrane domain (TMHMM2.0):95-118:132-155:215-238:252-272:273-296), translated to MYSLGVEGDETLPVQQAFVSSASMEGYNRAPTGQNSTGPQGSGSFDFGEQLTKQLTRSINENLRPPANFDETPRGENHSPFIYFFTSALLRTGSCLQAACLLLMCLFYVGFGGGGLFVFDEFAGPESVRMSDAFHLITAILMIGYLIGTFAIALFQLFVADSSKWTRGFRSGSKTISCAVTLDVVSGCLRVTQYIHAYFFSSVQWWAKYQRTQSDWGLYHFSSTLHAFALVTYGVGFFLMESYHDQGTYEEYAWSMLGLYTTAGLAELFMVYTGYGAFFTLLLVAALMVTVSWAFQFEPLLEKWSPDLHSRNLNENMLPFDKVGNKSETSGPYTHQATMGTAAYGSGRCLTGEFRVEEMPSMQRSASVLGRQQTGGISESAAVGVPLSTFSTSMPGANDMPTTYDYSTLQQQIATSGLEPGLVRSL
- a CDS encoding hypothetical protein (encoded by transcript TGME49_206680), producing MADYRPCLHQAINLHAGRLVSSYSSFLDCCSVNEEGNLCGMSVDNFLLKLQVFAIIHSSRSLLTLAADCAVNATLHDTERLCSLLTESKRKLRHRIAELKSADIGSETSDSASGLSGGDTQQQRRDRMRSTEDETEKTIGYGDTDETVSFEEPRAAAACPFFKSGEERQIFAFDDLLGSFFHQRGQNDSPAKQSLNMTHVGKVAVSEEQRLEVDLK